GGAGCCTGCGGCACGACCCCGTGCAGCCGCTGGCATTCGTGAACCTGGGCTTCGCGCTGGACCAGCAGGGCGATCTTGCCGGCGCGTTGCGCGCGTACGAGCGCGCGCTGGCACTCGAGCCGAACAACGCGCTGGCGTATTTCAGCCTGGGGAACGCCTACCTGCGCCACCAGCGGCTGGACGCGGCGGCCGCCGCGTACGAGCGGGCAGCCGAGCTCGACCCCGGTCTTGCCGGCGCCCACTTCTCCCTGGCCCAGGTGTACGGCGCGCGGCGCCAATCCGACAAGGCGCTGGCCGCGGCGCGGCGGGGGCTGGCCTTCGAGCCGGACAACGTACGAGGCCGGCAGATCCTGGCCGCGCTCGAGCGCGCTCTCGGACCTTGATGCCCGGCTCGGGCCTGGGAACATTGGCCCGGGCTCGTCGATTAGAGACATTGTTACCTGTTCCGTCCATGGCCGTACTGGCGGGCTCGAGCGGATTCACGCCGCCGCGCCCGCGACGGCGCGGCGAGGAGTGGACCTGCGGATGAGTGGGAGCGACGCGGCCGGGGCACCTGATGCGGCGTTGACAAAGCAGGGCTTCGCCGAAGAAGCGATCCCGCACATGGACGCCGTCTACCGCTTCAGCCTTCGCCTCGCCGCTGGCTCGGAGGACGAGGCGCAGGACCTGGTGCAGGAGACGTTTCTGCGCGCCTACCGCGCCTGGGAGAGCTACACCCCGGGCACGAACTGCCGGTCCTGGCTCTTCACGATCTGCCGCAACGTTTTCCTGCGCCAGAAGGAGCGGGGCGATCGGCGCACCGAGATCCCCGTGAGCCAGATGGACGCCGACGTAGAAGCGCTGGCCGCGACCGCGGTGTTCGACGAGGTGCGCGCCCAGGACCCGGAGCAGGTGTTCTTCGATTCGCTGGTCGACAACGAGGTACTGGCTGCGATCGACCGACTGCCCATCGAGTTCCGCGATGCGCTCACGCTGAGCGACATCGAAGGCCTGTCTTATGCCGAGATCGCCAGTGTGCTGGATATCCCGGTGGGCACGGTGAAGAGCCGCCTGTTTCGGGGACGGCGGCTGCTGCAGGAAGCGCTGTTCGATTACGCCCTGGAGATGGGGTACATCCGCGGGGAGAAGCAGTCGTGAGCACTATGGAGATGCTGAGCTGCCACCAGGTGATGGCCCAGCTCTGGGCATACATTGACGGCGAGCTAACACCTGAGCTCAACGAGCAGGTGCGGGCCCACCTCGAGATGTGCGCCCGCTGCTATCCGCAGTACGACTTCGAGCGCGCGTTCCTGGCGTTCCTGCAGCGCATGGCCAGCGAGCCGGTGCCGGCTGGCCTGCGCCGCAAGGTCTTCGAGCAGCTCCTGGCCGAGGACACGAGGGAGGAGGCGGGTTAATGCCTCTGGGCTGGGCGGATCGGACCACCTCCAAGTTCTCAGTCCGATCCCGATCCCGATCCCGCTCCCGCTCCCGATCCCGCTCCCGGGCCGTACCCCGGCTGCGTCTCTCCCTGGCCCTGCTCCTCGCCCCAGCCCTGGGAACGACGCCGGCGGCGGCCCAGTCCTCCTCGGGTTGGCGCACCGACTTCTCGCGCCATACGGTGCCGCTCGAGGAGATCGTTGCGGGCGGGCCGCCGCGCGACGGCATCCCGCCCCTCGACCGGCCGCGCTTCGAGACCGTGGCCGAAGCCGGCCGATGGCTCGAGCACCGCGAGCCGGTGATCGCCGTTGAGCAGGGGGGCGAGGTGCGGGCCTACCCGCTGCAGATCCTGATCTGGCACGAGATCGTGAACGACCAGTTGGGCGGTATGCCCGTGGCCGTCACCTTCTGCCCGCTGTGCAACACGGCGCTGGTCTTTGACCGCCGCCACGGCGGCCGGGTCCTGGACTTCGGCACCACCGGCCGGCTGCGCCACTCGGACCTGGTGATGTATGACCGGCAGACAGAGAGCTGGTGGCAGCAGGCCACGGGCGAGGCGATCGTGGGGGAGCTGGCGGGGCAGACGCTCGCATTCCTCCCCGCGCAGACCATAAGCTGGAAGGAGTTCCGGCAGGCGTATCCGCAGGGCAGGGTGCTGTCCCGCAACACCGGCCACCGCCGGCCCTACGGCCGGAACCCGTATGCCGGCTACGACGACCTCGGTGGCGCACCCCTTGCGGGCTTCTTCCGCGCCCGACGGGACCGGCGCCTGCCGCCCATGGAGCGGATCGTCGCGGTGCGGGTGGGGAAGGAGGCAGCCGCCTACCCCTTCTCCCGGCTGCGGGACGTGAACGTCGTGGACGACGAGGTCGGCGGCCGCCCCGTCGTCGTCTTCTGGAGCGCCGGCACGGCCAGCGCCCTGGACGCCGGGGACATCCCGGCAGGCCGCGACGTGGGCGCCACGGGTACGTTCAGCCGCGTGCTGGGCGGCCGCACGCTTACCTTCGAATCGGCAGCTTCCGGCACCTTCCGGGACAAAGAGACGGGCAGCTCGTGGAACCTCCTGGGCCGCGCCACCGCCGGGCCCCTTGCCGGCCAGCGTCTCGAGCCCATCCCGCACGGCGACTACTTCTGGTTTGCCTGGGCGGTGTTCCGGCCCGACACGCGCGTCTGGCAGTGAAGCGCGTCCGTTTTGCGCGGCACACGGGAATCCCCACTCGACGGCGAACCGGCGGACGATCGCGCGCGATCTCCAGCAATGCCGCACTGCCGCCCGCTTCCGTGAGATTCGCCAGCGTCAACCGCGGCTGCGCCGGGTCTCAGCCGTAGAGCACGGATTCCGGCTCGTGTGCAAACGGACTCATGATCGTGAGTCGGTCCACGACCTGCCCGTCCTGCAGATCCTCGGTGAGCAGATAGCGGCATCCTCCGCTTACGGCCGCCGCAACGATCAGCGAGTCCCACCACGAGAAGCCAAATCGGTCCTGGAGCGTCCACGCGCGCTCAACCAGCCCGAGGTCGATGACGGCAGGCTTCCAGGCACTGAGGGCGATCACGTCGTCGCGCGCCTCCTCCGTCGTGCGAGGCGGCTCGAGCCTGGTGGTGATCGTGACGTAGTACTCCTGGAGGACCTGCACGCTGAGACGACCGAGACGCGATTCCCAGAGAAGTGCAACCCATTCGGCGGCCCGGCGCTGTTTCTCTTCGTCTGTCCGATCGCGTACGTAGACCAGGACGTTCGTGTCAACGAAGACGGTCCCGCTCATGCAGCTCAGCGCGAGAGGGGTAGCCCTGCCCGCGTGCGCGGTGCATGCGAGGTTCCTGCGCGAAGTAGCGGGCGCGCGCTGCTTCGTACTCGTCGGTGCCGAGCATCCGCTCACGGAGCAGCTGCGCGATCAGTTGCGACACACTG
This portion of the Gemmatimonadota bacterium genome encodes:
- a CDS encoding sigma-70 family RNA polymerase sigma factor, producing the protein MSGSDAAGAPDAALTKQGFAEEAIPHMDAVYRFSLRLAAGSEDEAQDLVQETFLRAYRAWESYTPGTNCRSWLFTICRNVFLRQKERGDRRTEIPVSQMDADVEALAATAVFDEVRAQDPEQVFFDSLVDNEVLAAIDRLPIEFRDALTLSDIEGLSYAEIASVLDIPVGTVKSRLFRGRRLLQEALFDYALEMGYIRGEKQS
- a CDS encoding mycothiol system anti-sigma-R factor, translating into MSTMEMLSCHQVMAQLWAYIDGELTPELNEQVRAHLEMCARCYPQYDFERAFLAFLQRMASEPVPAGLRRKVFEQLLAEDTREEAG
- a CDS encoding DUF3179 domain-containing protein — encoded protein: MPLGWADRTTSKFSVRSRSRSRSRSRSRSRAVPRLRLSLALLLAPALGTTPAAAQSSSGWRTDFSRHTVPLEEIVAGGPPRDGIPPLDRPRFETVAEAGRWLEHREPVIAVEQGGEVRAYPLQILIWHEIVNDQLGGMPVAVTFCPLCNTALVFDRRHGGRVLDFGTTGRLRHSDLVMYDRQTESWWQQATGEAIVGELAGQTLAFLPAQTISWKEFRQAYPQGRVLSRNTGHRRPYGRNPYAGYDDLGGAPLAGFFRARRDRRLPPMERIVAVRVGKEAAAYPFSRLRDVNVVDDEVGGRPVVVFWSAGTASALDAGDIPAGRDVGATGTFSRVLGGRTLTFESAASGTFRDKETGSSWNLLGRATAGPLAGQRLEPIPHGDYFWFAWAVFRPDTRVWQ
- a CDS encoding PIN domain-containing protein → MSGTVFVDTNVLVYVRDRTDEEKQRRAAEWVALLWESRLGRLSVQVLQEYYVTITTRLEPPRTTEEARDDVIALSAWKPAVIDLGLVERAWTLQDRFGFSWWDSLIVAAAVSGGCRYLLTEDLQDGQVVDRLTIMSPFAHEPESVLYG